The DNA window CCCATCGACGAGTTGATCCCCAAACGCGGCGTCTACGCCGTGTGGGCCGAAGTCATGGAGGAGAACGCCCCGCCGCCGACCATGGCCGTGTGCAACGTGGGCCACAATCCTACCTTCGGCGAGCACGGCCTGACCGTCGAGGTCCACATCATGAACCTCGACCGCGACCTTTACGGCCGCACCCTGCGCATCCACTTTGTGCAGCGCCTGCGCGACGAGATGACATTCGCGGGGCCAAGTCCCCTGGTGGAGCGCATCAAGGAAGACATCCGCCTGGCCTGCCGCATTCTGGGCGCTCCGGGAGCCGAGCCGTGAGCCCGAAAGGGACGGCCAGTCCTCTTCTTTCGCTGGAATCCTGGCGCAACTTCCTGCGCGCCTATCGCCGCATCCCCTCCATGCGCTGGCTGGTGCTGGGCGTGGGCGTGGGCATCCTGGCGGGGCTTGCGGCCAGCTTCTTCTTCCTGGGCGTCGAGTACCTGCGGAATCTCTTTCTGGCTCAATGGGCGGGCTACGCGCTGCCCGCGCCCGCGGGCGAGAATCTCTTCCACGGCCCGCTGCATCCGCACCCCAGGCCCTGGGTCATCCCCTGCCTGCTTACGGGCGTGGGGCTTCTCACCGGCTGGCTCGTCAGCCGCTTCATCCCAGACACCGTGCACGCGGGCACCGACGGCACGGACGCGATGATCAAGGCCTTCCACCAGCAACTCGGCAAGATCCGCGCCCGCGTGCCCCTCATCCGCGGCCTGATGGCCATGCTGACCATCTCCACTGGCGGCTCGGCCGGACAGGAGGGGCCCATCTCGCAGATCGGCGCGGGCCTTGGGGCCTGGATCTCGGAAAAGCTCGGCTTGTCCTCGCGCGAGCGCCGCATCCTGCTGCTTGCGGGCGCGGCGGGAGGGCTTGGGGCGATCTTCCGCGCCCCATTGGGCGGGGCGCTGACCGCCATCGAGGTCATCTACCGCGAGGATTTCGAGGCCGAGGCGATCCTGCCCTCAGTGCTCTCCAGCGTGGTGGCCTACACCATCTTCGCCTTCATCTACGGCACCGAGCCCATCCTGGCCGTGCCGCCCTTCCGCTTCCACAACCCCATGGAACTGCCCTTCTTTGCCTTCCTGGCCGCAGCCTGCGCGGCCACGGGCTGGCTCTACGTCAAGACCTTCCAGGGACTCAAGTACGGCGTCTTCGCCCGGCTCAGGGCCAAGATCGGCCTGGTCTGGACCTGCGGTCTGGGCGGGCTGCTCATGGGCACCTTCGGCGCGTTCTTTCCCCACGTGCTTTCCGGGGGCTACGGCTGGCTCGAACAGGCCATCGCGGGCAACCTGCCGCTCGCGCTCATGGTGGCCATCCTCTTCGGCAAGATCCTGGCCACGTCGGTGACCATCGGCAGCGGACTTTCCGGCGGCATGTTCGCCCCGGCCCTGTTCGTGGGCGGCATGACCGGCGGCGTGGTGGGCAATCTCGCCCACCGTTACTTCCCCGAAACCGTCATGCACCCCGGCTCCTTCGTGCTAGTGGGCATGGCGGCCTTCTTCTCGGGCGTGGCCAACGCGCCCATCGGCCCGCTGGTCATGGTCTGCGAGATCACCCAGGGCTACGGCCTGCTCGCGCCGCTCATGCTGGCCTCGGTGGTCACGCTGATCCTGGGCCGCAGGGTCAGCCTCTACGAAAACCAGGTCCACAACAAGTTCGAGTCCCCGGCCCACACCGGCGACGCAACCCTGAACGTCCTCGAGCAACTCCAGGTCAAGGACTTCTACCGGCCCGGCCGGGTCACGGTCCTGGACGAGCGCATGACCCTCAAGGCCCTGACCTCGGTCATCGCCGAGACCAACGAACTGAACTTCCCCGTGCGCGGCAAGGACGACGCCATCACCGGCATCCTGCCCTTGCAGGACGTGCGCCGCGTGCTCTACGAGGACGTGCTCTTCGACCTCGTGGTGGTCGGCGACCTC is part of the Alkalidesulfovibrio alkalitolerans DSM 16529 genome and encodes:
- a CDS encoding chloride channel protein is translated as MSPKGTASPLLSLESWRNFLRAYRRIPSMRWLVLGVGVGILAGLAASFFFLGVEYLRNLFLAQWAGYALPAPAGENLFHGPLHPHPRPWVIPCLLTGVGLLTGWLVSRFIPDTVHAGTDGTDAMIKAFHQQLGKIRARVPLIRGLMAMLTISTGGSAGQEGPISQIGAGLGAWISEKLGLSSRERRILLLAGAAGGLGAIFRAPLGGALTAIEVIYREDFEAEAILPSVLSSVVAYTIFAFIYGTEPILAVPPFRFHNPMELPFFAFLAAACAATGWLYVKTFQGLKYGVFARLRAKIGLVWTCGLGGLLMGTFGAFFPHVLSGGYGWLEQAIAGNLPLALMVAILFGKILATSVTIGSGLSGGMFAPALFVGGMTGGVVGNLAHRYFPETVMHPGSFVLVGMAAFFSGVANAPIGPLVMVCEITQGYGLLAPLMLASVVTLILGRRVSLYENQVHNKFESPAHTGDATLNVLEQLQVKDFYRPGRVTVLDERMTLKALTSVIAETNELNFPVRGKDDAITGILPLQDVRRVLYEDVLFDLVVVGDLMRRPASLHPNDDLYTALLKFVDTDYSQLPVLDVDDPTKVLGLLQRQDVFQAYSETIRKLKEED